In Mycolicibacterium mucogenicum DSM 44124, the following are encoded in one genomic region:
- a CDS encoding MspA family porin gives MKAFSRVLVALVAAVSSLFLGAGTSHAGLDNELSLVDGQDRTLTVQQWDTFLNGVFPLDRNRLTREWFHSGRAKYNCAGKGCDEFAGTLELGYQIGFPWSLGVGINFSYTTPNILLDDVNPFLGVNTGGGIITPNLFPGVSISADLGNGPGIQEVATFSVDVSGPAGGVAVSNAHGTVTGAAGGVLLRPFARLIAKTGDSVTTYGEPWNMN, from the coding sequence ATGAAGGCATTCAGTCGGGTGCTGGTAGCACTGGTGGCGGCGGTGTCGTCGTTGTTCCTCGGGGCGGGTACGTCCCATGCGGGTCTGGACAATGAGCTGAGCCTGGTTGATGGCCAGGATCGGACGTTGACGGTGCAGCAGTGGGACACGTTCCTCAACGGTGTGTTTCCTCTTGACCGCAACCGGCTGACCCGTGAGTGGTTCCATTCGGGCCGCGCCAAGTACAACTGCGCCGGCAAGGGTTGCGATGAATTCGCGGGCACGCTGGAGCTGGGTTACCAGATCGGTTTCCCCTGGTCGCTGGGTGTGGGCATCAACTTCAGCTACACCACGCCGAACATCCTGCTCGATGACGTGAACCCGTTCCTTGGTGTGAACACCGGCGGCGGCATCATCACGCCGAACCTGTTCCCGGGTGTGTCGATTTCGGCTGACCTGGGCAACGGTCCGGGTATCCAGGAAGTCGCGACGTTCTCGGTGGACGTGTCCGGCCCCGCCGGCGGTGTGGCGGTCTCGAACGCCCATGGCACCGTGACCGGCGCGGCCGGCGGCGTGCTGCTGCGGCCCTTCGCACGCCTGATCGCCAAGACGGGTGACTCGGTGACCACCTACGGCGAACCCTGGAACATGAATTAG